From Nerophis lumbriciformis linkage group LG09, RoL_Nlum_v2.1, whole genome shotgun sequence, one genomic window encodes:
- the adssl gene encoding adenylosuccinate synthase, like isoform X2 — MYPNLNVDIDGELKQLKEYAERLRPLVTDGVYFMHKALTGPSKKILVEGANAALLDIDFGTYPFVTSSNCTVGGVCTGLGVPPSHVGRVYGVVKAYTTRVGVGAFPTEQDNETGALLQSRGREVGVTTGRKRRCGWLDLILVRYAHMVNGFSAIALTKLDILDTLPEIKVGVAYQVDGEPLPSFPANMDVLTRVTVEYKTFPGWCRSTEAARSFTELPSQAQNYIRFIEDFLQVPVKWVGVGKSRESMIKLY, encoded by the exons GAATATGCAGAGCGGCTGCGCCCTCTAGTGACAGATGGTGTGTACTTCATGCACAAAGCTCTCACTGGACCCAGCAAGAAAATCCTTGTGGAAGGAGCCAACGCTGCGCTGCTGGATATTGACTTTG GCACGTATCCCTTTGTGACTTCGTCAAACTGCACCGTGGGAGGAGTGTGCACCGGGCTTGGCGTGCCTCCGTCGCACGTCGGCCGAGTGTACGGTGTCGTCAAAGCTTACACCACCCGGGTTGGCGTTGGTGCTTTTCCGACAGAACAGGATAAC GAAACCGGGGCTTTGTTACAATCGCGTGGTCGAGAGGTTGGCGTGACAACGGGCCGAAAGCGGCGGTGTGGTTGGCTGGACTTGATACTGGTCAGATACGCTCACATGGTCAACGGCTTTTCGGC AATTGCACTGACCAAACTGGACATTTTGGACACTCTGCCAGAGATAAAAGTTGGCGTGGCCTATCAGGTTGATGGAGAACCTTTGCCAAGTTTCCCTG CAAACATGGACGTTCTGACGCGCGTCACGGTAGAGTACAAGACTTTTCCCGGGTGGTGCCGCAGCACCGAGGCGGCCCGCAGCTTCACAGAACTACCATCACAGGCCCAGAACTATATTCGCTTCATCGAGGACTTCCTGCAGGTTCCAG TGAAGTGGGTCGGAGTGGGCAAGTCCAGAGAGAGCATGATCAAACTCTACTGA